Proteins encoded by one window of Chryseobacterium aquaeductus:
- a CDS encoding valine--tRNA ligase → MQISDKYNPQETEQKWYNYWLENKYFHSEPNEKPPYTVVIPPPNVTGILHMGHMLNNTIQDVLVRRARMQGFNTCWVPGTDHASIATEAKVVAKLKSEGINKSDITREEFLKHAWDWTDKYGGTILEQLKKLGCSCDWDRTRFTLEDKMSQQVIKSFVDLYNKGLIYRGYRMVNWDPEAKTNISDEEVIFKEQNGKLYYLKYKIESSTGSDTDEYLSVATTRPETIFGDTAVCINPNDERYAHLKGKSVIVPIVNRVIPIIEDEYVDIEFGTGALKITPAHDINDYEIGQKHNLPMIDSLDDDGNLNDHGLHYAGKNRFDVRKQIAKELEENDLLLKAEDYVNKVGTSERTGAVIEPKVSVQWFLKMSDIAKPALDVVMNDEVKFYPEKFKNTYKHWMDNIRDWNISRQLWWGQQIPAFYYGDGENDFVVAENIEEALNLAKEKTNNQQLTTDNLKQDEDALDTWFSSWLWPMSVFDGLLDPDNKDINYYYPTSDLVTGPDIIFFWVARMIMAGLEFKGEVPFKNVYFTGIVRDKQRRKMSKQLGNSPDPLDLISQYGADGVRVGSLLSSAAGNDLLFDEDLMVQGRNFMTKIWNAFRLTQNWNKEDKPLIASDIQAIEWFENQLNKSIAEINDQFEKFRISDALHLIQKLVKDDFCGWYLEAIKPNYGEGISKEVYDQTIVFFEELMKLLHPFMPFLSEELWQLISERKPEEALVIAQQKKAEEFDQNIIENFETAEEIISGVRNYRQTKGISPREAVEVYTNASNFENEAVVRKLASISEIHFSEKTDKPSFTFLVGSTELSIPLSEKLDLEEEKSKTEEEVKYLKGFLISVDKKLSNEKFVANAKPEVVEVERKKQKDAQDKIAILEEKLKSL, encoded by the coding sequence ATGCAGATTTCAGACAAATATAATCCACAGGAAACAGAACAGAAATGGTACAATTACTGGCTGGAAAACAAATATTTCCATTCAGAACCCAATGAGAAGCCGCCTTATACGGTTGTAATTCCTCCACCGAACGTCACAGGAATTCTTCACATGGGTCACATGTTGAATAATACCATTCAGGATGTTTTGGTACGTCGTGCAAGAATGCAGGGGTTTAATACCTGTTGGGTTCCGGGAACAGACCACGCTTCGATCGCTACTGAAGCGAAAGTTGTGGCTAAACTAAAGTCTGAAGGAATCAATAAATCTGATATCACTCGTGAAGAATTTCTGAAACACGCCTGGGATTGGACTGATAAATACGGTGGAACCATCCTTGAACAGTTGAAAAAACTAGGTTGTTCTTGCGATTGGGACAGAACTCGTTTTACTTTGGAAGACAAAATGTCTCAGCAGGTAATCAAAAGTTTTGTTGATCTCTATAATAAAGGTCTTATCTACAGAGGATACAGAATGGTGAACTGGGATCCGGAGGCAAAAACCAATATTTCTGACGAAGAAGTAATCTTTAAAGAACAAAACGGAAAATTATATTATTTAAAATATAAAATTGAATCTTCGACGGGCTCAGATACCGATGAATATTTGTCTGTTGCAACAACTCGCCCTGAAACGATTTTCGGAGATACTGCTGTTTGCATCAATCCAAATGACGAGAGATATGCTCATCTTAAAGGTAAAAGTGTAATTGTACCGATCGTTAACAGAGTTATTCCGATTATTGAGGACGAATACGTTGATATTGAATTCGGGACGGGAGCATTGAAAATTACTCCGGCGCACGATATTAATGATTATGAGATTGGACAAAAACACAATCTTCCGATGATTGATTCTTTGGACGATGATGGAAATCTGAACGATCACGGTTTACATTATGCCGGAAAAAATAGATTTGATGTAAGAAAGCAAATTGCAAAAGAATTAGAAGAAAACGATCTTTTATTAAAAGCAGAAGATTATGTAAATAAAGTAGGAACATCTGAAAGAACTGGTGCCGTGATTGAACCGAAAGTTTCTGTTCAGTGGTTTTTGAAAATGTCTGATATCGCAAAACCTGCATTGGATGTTGTGATGAATGACGAAGTAAAATTTTATCCTGAAAAATTTAAAAATACTTACAAACACTGGATGGACAACATCCGTGACTGGAATATTTCACGTCAGCTTTGGTGGGGACAGCAAATTCCTGCCTTCTATTATGGTGACGGAGAAAATGACTTCGTAGTTGCAGAAAACATTGAAGAAGCTTTAAATTTAGCTAAAGAAAAAACCAACAACCAACAACTAACAACTGACAACCTAAAACAAGACGAAGACGCTCTTGACACTTGGTTCTCATCATGGTTGTGGCCAATGTCGGTGTTTGACGGATTGCTTGATCCAGATAATAAAGATATTAATTACTATTACCCGACTTCAGATTTGGTTACAGGTCCAGATATTATTTTCTTCTGGGTTGCCAGAATGATCATGGCGGGGTTAGAATTTAAAGGTGAAGTTCCATTCAAAAATGTTTATTTTACAGGAATTGTAAGAGACAAGCAAAGAAGAAAAATGTCTAAACAATTGGGCAATTCTCCAGATCCTTTAGATTTGATTTCTCAATATGGTGCAGATGGAGTACGTGTAGGAAGTTTATTGAGTTCTGCAGCTGGAAATGATTTGTTGTTTGATGAAGACTTAATGGTTCAGGGAAGAAATTTCATGACAAAAATATGGAATGCTTTCCGCTTGACTCAAAACTGGAATAAGGAAGATAAACCACTGATTGCCTCAGATATTCAGGCAATTGAATGGTTTGAAAATCAATTAAATAAATCAATTGCTGAAATTAATGATCAGTTTGAAAAATTCAGAATTTCTGATGCGTTGCATTTGATTCAAAAATTAGTAAAAGATGATTTCTGCGGATGGTATCTTGAAGCGATTAAACCAAATTACGGAGAAGGAATTTCCAAAGAAGTATATGATCAGACGATTGTTTTCTTCGAAGAATTGATGAAGCTGTTGCATCCGTTTATGCCATTTTTGTCAGAAGAATTGTGGCAATTGATTTCAGAAAGAAAACCTGAAGAAGCATTGGTAATCGCTCAGCAAAAGAAAGCAGAAGAATTTGATCAAAACATTATTGAAAATTTTGAAACTGCAGAAGAGATCATTTCCGGAGTAAGAAATTACCGTCAAACAAAGGGAATTTCGCCAAGAGAAGCCGTTGAAGTTTATACAAATGCTTCGAATTTTGAAAACGAAGCGGTAGTACGAAAGTTAGCCAGTATTTCTGAAATTCATTTTAGCGAGAAAACAGATAAACCAAGCTTTACTTTCTTGGTAGGATCAACTGAACTTTCAATTCCTTTAAGTGAGAAACTAGATTTAGAAGAAGAAAAAAGCAAAACAGAAGAAGAAGTTAAATATCTGAAAGGATTTCTAATTTCTGTTGACAAAAAACTTTCTAATGAAAAATTTGTTGCCAATGCAAAACCTGAAGTGGTAGAGGTTGAGCGCAAGAAACAAAAGGATGCGCAGGATAAAATTGCTATTCTGGAAGAAAAATTGAAGAGTTTATAA
- a CDS encoding ribokinase, which translates to MNFSSTQPKIVVVGSCSLDLVLYTEKIPSANETVMATHCDNYFGGKGANQAVGTARLGASVYFIGCVGVDPLGQQIMRNLVNENVNVGFVTETDKEATGTAYVTSTAGEAAIVVVSAANNCLTTQNVEEADKYIFASDMLLLQLEIPMNVVEFTIKKAKSYGKMVGLYASPGKSLSNEIIENVDFIIAKSNELEIIFGEGQREEVLKKYFNKVFIRDETNSTIYFDGTEMKYYRNEDESMVYKMGMGDAFTSGFAIALCHGNTISECVKFGNEVSSKVSLGKGAQTALPKLSELFL; encoded by the coding sequence ATGAATTTTTCTTCGACACAGCCCAAAATTGTCGTGGTTGGGAGTTGCTCATTAGATTTGGTTTTATATACCGAAAAAATACCATCTGCCAACGAAACGGTGATGGCAACTCATTGTGATAATTATTTCGGAGGTAAAGGTGCCAATCAAGCGGTTGGGACAGCAAGACTTGGTGCCAGCGTCTATTTTATCGGTTGTGTTGGCGTAGATCCATTGGGACAACAGATCATGCGGAATCTGGTCAATGAAAATGTGAATGTAGGTTTCGTGACAGAAACTGATAAGGAAGCTACGGGAACTGCTTATGTTACTAGTACAGCAGGTGAAGCGGCAATTGTGGTTGTTTCGGCTGCAAATAATTGTTTGACAACTCAGAATGTAGAAGAAGCCGACAAATATATTTTTGCTTCAGATATGCTTCTTTTACAGTTGGAAATTCCGATGAATGTCGTGGAATTTACTATAAAAAAAGCGAAGAGTTACGGAAAGATGGTAGGTTTGTATGCTTCTCCCGGAAAATCTCTAAGTAACGAAATAATAGAAAATGTTGATTTTATTATTGCAAAAAGTAATGAGTTGGAAATTATTTTCGGTGAAGGTCAAAGAGAGGAAGTATTAAAAAAATATTTCAATAAAGTTTTTATCCGTGACGAAACCAATTCTACGATTTACTTCGACGGAACTGAAATGAAATATTACAGAAACGAAGACGAAAGTATGGTGTATAAAATGGGAATGGGTGATGCTTTTACTTCAGGATTTGCCATAGCACTCTGCCACGGAAATACTATTTCAGAATGTGTGAAATTCGGGAATGAGGTTTCCTCAAAAGTGTCATTGGGCAAAGGAGCTCAGACGGCGCTTCCAAAACTTTCAGAATTATTTCTATAA
- a CDS encoding DUF4241 domain-containing protein produces the protein MTHLENIKKLFSKNFVESPLLESFDVGKIYLSTGKLVACDPLITNDMQPFTDIFPKGDFAVLLHKERESNCVAYAEIIFKDAEITSWKLATTESQNIKDLAEGEVFGYPVESGMGCFMDVETQKSLNDLEQKLYHRKGDDFMGIYEEFFHEHFFDEKGAIDQYAFLKPSEEIPGTIFGFETGYGEGFYASYIAYDHNDNPVKIVTEFIEILVN, from the coding sequence ATGACACATTTAGAAAACATAAAAAAACTATTCTCAAAAAACTTCGTAGAAAGTCCGCTGCTCGAAAGTTTTGACGTGGGAAAAATATATCTATCAACCGGGAAACTGGTTGCTTGCGATCCTTTAATTACAAATGATATGCAACCTTTTACTGATATTTTCCCTAAAGGAGACTTTGCTGTTTTGCTTCACAAAGAAAGAGAAAGTAATTGCGTGGCTTATGCTGAAATTATTTTCAAAGATGCAGAAATAACATCATGGAAATTGGCTACAACAGAAAGTCAAAACATAAAAGATTTAGCTGAGGGTGAAGTTTTCGGTTATCCCGTAGAAAGCGGAATGGGCTGTTTTATGGATGTTGAAACGCAGAAAAGTCTTAATGATTTAGAACAAAAATTATATCATAGAAAAGGAGATGATTTTATGGGAATTTACGAAGAATTCTTCCATGAGCATTTTTTTGATGAGAAAGGTGCGATAGATCAATATGCTTTTCTGAAACCTTCTGAAGAAATTCCGGGAACGATTTTCGGTTTTGAGACAGGTTATGGAGAAGGTTTTTACGCAAGCTATATTGCTTATGATCATAACGATAATCCTGTAAAAATTGTTACTGAATTTATTGAGATTTTGGTCAATTAA